A window of Bacillus sp. E(2018) contains these coding sequences:
- a CDS encoding T6SS immunity protein Tdi1 domain-containing protein gives MEQYIKDFKLHNKVSNEIIERYKENVPNEIIALWRKYGFGSFMQGYFKSVNPDEFKGILEHSSKRYKDAIVLFATGMGDLLIWSDGYVRLLNFRYGTVKTIMFTFEFFFSNIFDEEFRNEDLSWQPYPLAMEKYDELKYEECFGYTPLLGLGGEEKVDFLKKVKLKEHMLITNEFMGPVE, from the coding sequence ATGGAACAATATATAAAAGATTTTAAGTTGCATAATAAAGTCTCGAACGAAATTATTGAGAGATATAAAGAAAATGTACCTAATGAAATAATAGCATTATGGAGAAAATATGGATTTGGTTCTTTTATGCAAGGATATTTTAAAAGTGTAAATCCAGATGAATTTAAAGGGATTCTAGAACACAGCAGCAAAAGGTATAAGGATGCAATAGTACTGTTTGCTACTGGCATGGGAGATTTATTGATATGGTCTGATGGATATGTCAGACTACTTAATTTCAGATACGGTACCGTCAAAACAATAATGTTTACCTTTGAATTCTTCTTTTCTAATATTTTTGATGAAGAATTTAGAAATGAAGATTTGTCTTGGCAGCCATATCCCCTTGCCATGGAGAAGTATGATGAGTTGAAGTATGAAGAGTGCTTTGGATACACACCTTTACTAGGTTTAGGTGGAGAAGAAAAAGTAGATTTTCTGAAAAAGGTTAAATTGAAGGAACACATGCTTATTACTAATGAGTTTATGGGACCTGTGGAGTAA
- a CDS encoding immunity protein YezG family protein, protein MESKIMEQTYQQIANTLLNIIQEDWKQVLLYAEIREGYKKVYFYYYPESGGSPIYSLDIVEIYNMVESEYDRLENELYQNISRLHEEFLEQGQEKWTNLTYILENTGKLKINYGYDDLSQLSPVEKQEKWEAEYLTYDTGF, encoded by the coding sequence ATGGAAAGCAAAATAATGGAACAGACGTATCAACAAATCGCTAATACATTACTCAATATTATACAAGAGGACTGGAAACAGGTTTTATTATACGCTGAGATTAGAGAGGGTTATAAAAAAGTGTATTTTTATTATTATCCTGAATCTGGTGGGAGTCCTATATATAGTCTTGATATAGTTGAGATTTATAACATGGTTGAGAGTGAATATGATCGGCTTGAAAACGAATTGTATCAAAATATTTCAAGATTACATGAAGAGTTCTTAGAGCAAGGACAAGAAAAATGGACTAATCTAACTTACATATTAGAAAACACAGGTAAGCTTAAGATTAATTATGGTTATGATGATTTATCTCAATTGAGTCCTGTCGAAAAACAAGAAAAATGGGAAGCAGAATATTTAACATATGACACTGGGTTTTAG
- a CDS encoding DUF2004 domain-containing protein, with translation MIINDSVFGELEYEYGWTKDTFIQFWGKETMITLMIDGEEDGNFDEEQYVAYDAFIQNWEHVQKDMLQSIFTYYEQRRKELGYDIEVNNHYPKVETIEQILKMIELDGIVVPYGDLCEGRDIRATLKCTWDTENGLGVRMLDEKIIEVGYQDIAI, from the coding sequence GTGATAATAAATGATTCAGTTTTCGGTGAGCTTGAGTATGAATATGGTTGGACTAAGGATACTTTTATTCAATTTTGGGGAAAAGAAACTATGATAACTTTAATGATAGATGGGGAAGAGGACGGTAATTTTGATGAGGAACAATACGTAGCATATGATGCATTCATACAAAATTGGGAACACGTACAAAAAGATATGTTACAGTCCATCTTCACTTATTATGAACAAAGAAGGAAAGAATTGGGTTATGATATAGAAGTGAATAATCATTATCCAAAAGTTGAAACAATTGAACAAATACTTAAAATGATAGAGTTAGACGGTATTGTTGTTCCTTATGGAGATCTGTGTGAAGGCAGAGATATCAGAGCCACACTTAAGTGTACATGGGATACAGAGAATGGCCTTGGAGTTCGTATGTTAGATGAGAAAATAATTGAAGTAGGTTACCAGGATATTGCGATTTAA
- a CDS encoding T6SS immunity protein Tdi1 domain-containing protein, translating to MDIFKDFNRVSEVEEYTINKYKDMLPEELIAAWKTYGYGTLMNGYLKIINPDEYKSIVNDSYLRSEGTTPIFTTSMGDVILFEKDENQESYIVTINYRKGNTKVVASKYSLFLRFLEEEAFKQKVLDWSPYPEAIEKYKEPEYEYCFGYTPLLGLGGEEKVEHLKKVNLKEHILIITEFMGPVE from the coding sequence ATGGATATATTCAAAGATTTCAATAGGGTAAGTGAAGTTGAGGAGTATACCATTAACAAATACAAAGACATGCTTCCAGAAGAATTAATTGCCGCATGGAAAACATACGGCTATGGAACATTAATGAATGGGTATTTAAAAATTATTAACCCAGATGAATATAAATCGATAGTGAATGATTCTTATTTAAGAAGTGAAGGGACAACCCCTATATTCACTACATCCATGGGTGATGTTATACTTTTTGAAAAAGATGAGAATCAAGAGTCCTACATTGTAACAATTAATTATCGAAAAGGTAATACAAAAGTGGTAGCTTCAAAATACTCATTGTTTCTGAGGTTTTTAGAGGAAGAGGCATTTAAACAAAAGGTATTAGACTGGTCTCCTTATCCTGAAGCAATAGAAAAATATAAAGAACCAGAATATGAATATTGCTTTGGCTACACTCCTTTACTAGGTTTGGGTGGAGAGGAAAAAGTAGAACACCTAAAAAAGGTTAATTTGAAGGAACATATACTTATTATTACTGAATTTATGGGACCTGTTGAGTAA
- a CDS encoding immunity protein YezG family protein, whose amino-acid sequence MKDFEDRFSELQADMISICMEYINERADKIYVYASCEGNIISSKFFYLMNNKYVKCNKVNDALEDGDEEYDVSPNRMLSVLNIINDNIEKIETLCKEYNKEMPTEMKLIYNVHSGDFKAEHDYDLVYTNDDMKTANHIADEWFEEVRNNNL is encoded by the coding sequence ATGAAAGATTTTGAAGATAGATTTAGTGAGTTGCAAGCGGATATGATATCTATTTGTATGGAATATATCAATGAAAGAGCAGATAAAATATACGTTTACGCATCGTGTGAAGGAAATATTATTTCGAGTAAGTTCTTTTATTTAATGAACAACAAATACGTAAAGTGTAATAAAGTGAATGATGCTTTGGAAGATGGAGACGAAGAATATGATGTTTCTCCAAATAGAATGCTTTCGGTACTAAATATAATTAATGATAATATTGAAAAAATAGAAACTTTATGCAAAGAATACAATAAAGAAATGCCTACAGAAATGAAATTAATTTATAATGTACATAGTGGTGACTTTAAAGCAGAGCACGATTATGATTTAGTATATACGAATGATGATATGAAAACAGCTAATCATATAGCTGATGAATGGTTTGAAGAAGTTAGAAATAATAATCTCTAG
- a CDS encoding T7SS effector LXG polymorphic toxin — MGSKVYEASTLKAATSERAHHYEQLREQFETLKKEFSKIVENHDFKGHGADAIKGFYQGQMDVIDAWIRLIDTNVGFFKGIPGDTEDVDLSGDTFVQVPFLEDNVERAGKQAKDMVADQQEALQHIFNRINDLVSLSVFSKDAFEDQMDKAEKKRSDTVEKVNEFDQRLSEEYSISQNQEQHIYGLFAQLMEATRQGETISPLNFNAEAYHNSEVYKAIGQAKKDTSDYLTFKKQQKEDRRIAKEIEEMENRPFYEKAWDTVCTFTGEVTGYYDTQRAATGVDPVTGRKLSDAERVTSGAMAAAGFVPFVGWAGRIGKGGSAIYKTVKGANAANHMLDAHRTAQGLKNLQKAEYGIYGLVSANGFGEYFTGKDMFGNELTEQQRNQSLFNAFAIVGVSGAGYGLSKVDMGKFVQTKFPYSTQYARQKLLQAEEMAKTIKHNVGSTHIPVGFKVYAFASPTGHVIRTISTETKTVKELMQQASVTRGTGELSGTVEVKAPPGATDEQIAQVKAYVEGSNKALEAGVLSPTGRVSTKGKLRQEASRAARLEGKRAADNGEAYKGHVGHVPDTTWMGKPDPHSWLDLDPKVNMSIGGQANKYPVGYKPTEFKFVEEELKDD, encoded by the coding sequence ATGGGAAGCAAAGTATACGAAGCGTCAACCTTAAAAGCTGCAACCAGTGAACGAGCCCACCATTATGAGCAATTAAGAGAACAATTTGAGACTTTAAAAAAAGAGTTTAGTAAAATAGTAGAGAACCATGACTTTAAGGGGCATGGAGCAGATGCAATCAAAGGATTCTACCAGGGGCAGATGGATGTTATCGATGCATGGATTCGGTTGATCGACACGAATGTTGGCTTTTTTAAAGGCATTCCTGGAGATACGGAGGATGTGGATCTTTCTGGAGATACGTTCGTACAGGTTCCTTTTTTAGAAGATAACGTAGAGCGAGCGGGGAAACAGGCGAAGGATATGGTCGCTGATCAACAAGAGGCGTTGCAGCATATTTTTAACAGAATCAATGACCTTGTCTCTTTATCGGTATTTTCAAAAGATGCCTTCGAAGATCAAATGGATAAAGCAGAGAAAAAACGATCTGATACGGTCGAGAAAGTAAACGAGTTCGATCAACGCTTATCAGAAGAGTACAGCATTTCTCAAAATCAAGAACAGCATATTTACGGGCTGTTCGCACAGCTGATGGAAGCCACAAGGCAAGGGGAGACCATATCTCCGCTCAACTTTAACGCAGAAGCTTATCACAATAGCGAAGTTTACAAAGCGATCGGACAAGCAAAAAAAGATACCTCTGACTATCTAACGTTTAAAAAGCAGCAAAAAGAGGATCGAAGGATTGCAAAAGAAATCGAAGAAATGGAAAACAGACCATTTTACGAGAAGGCGTGGGACACCGTCTGTACGTTTACTGGTGAAGTAACCGGGTATTACGATACACAGAGAGCTGCAACGGGCGTTGATCCTGTAACAGGACGCAAGCTGAGTGATGCCGAACGCGTGACATCTGGTGCTATGGCAGCGGCAGGCTTTGTTCCGTTCGTCGGTTGGGCTGGGCGAATCGGTAAAGGTGGATCGGCCATCTACAAAACGGTAAAAGGAGCGAACGCTGCGAATCATATGCTCGATGCCCACCGAACGGCGCAAGGACTCAAGAATCTCCAAAAAGCCGAATATGGCATATATGGACTTGTGTCAGCGAACGGTTTTGGGGAGTACTTCACCGGGAAAGACATGTTTGGCAATGAATTAACGGAACAACAGCGTAACCAGAGTCTGTTTAATGCGTTTGCAATCGTAGGAGTAAGCGGTGCAGGGTATGGTTTAAGTAAGGTAGATATGGGTAAATTTGTTCAAACGAAATTCCCTTACAGCACTCAATATGCTAGACAGAAGCTTTTGCAGGCTGAAGAAATGGCTAAGACTATAAAGCATAATGTAGGCAGCACACACATACCTGTAGGATTCAAAGTCTACGCGTTTGCGTCACCGACCGGTCATGTGATCAGGACGATTAGTACGGAGACGAAGACTGTTAAGGAATTGATGCAGCAGGCTTCGGTTACTAGAGGGACGGGTGAGCTAAGTGGTACTGTAGAGGTAAAAGCACCACCAGGAGCAACGGATGAACAGATAGCGCAAGTTAAGGCCTATGTTGAAGGCTCTAATAAAGCTTTGGAAGCTGGAGTATTATCTCCTACAGGAAGAGTGTCAACAAAAGGTAAACTAAGACAAGAAGCTTCACGTGCAGCAAGGCTCGAAGGAAAAAGAGCGGCTGACAATGGAGAAGCATATAAAGGGCATGTTGGTCATGTTCCTGATACAACTTGGATGGGCAAACCGGATCCACATAGTTGGTTAGATCTTGATCCAAAAGTTAATATGAGTATTGGAGGACAGGCTAATAAATATCCTGTTGGTTATAAACCTACAGAATTTAAATTCGTAGAGGAGGAACTAAAAGATGATTAA
- a CDS encoding immunity protein YezG family protein: MKEFEDKFSALQADMVSICLEYVEDRADQIYIYASCEETVISSKFFYLIHDQYVKPHKLNDVLIDNDREYDVSAKRQFMVLDILNEDFESIKNTCKEYERDMPTEMKIRYDVKSGKFTAEYKYELVYMNDENKTASDIADEWFKELSNSSRV; encoded by the coding sequence ATGAAAGAATTTGAAGATAAGTTTAGTGCACTGCAAGCAGATATGGTCTCTATATGTCTGGAATATGTAGAGGATAGGGCTGATCAAATATACATCTATGCTTCATGTGAAGAAACTGTAATTTCGAGTAAATTCTTTTATTTAATTCATGATCAATATGTAAAACCTCATAAATTAAATGACGTATTAATCGATAACGACAGAGAATATGACGTTTCTGCTAAACGACAGTTTATGGTACTAGATATATTAAACGAAGATTTTGAGAGTATTAAAAATACTTGTAAAGAATATGAGAGAGATATGCCAACTGAAATGAAGATTAGATATGATGTGAAAAGTGGAAAATTTACTGCTGAATACAAGTATGAGTTAGTATATATGAATGATGAGAATAAAACTGCAAGTGATATAGCGGATGAGTGGTTTAAAGAATTATCTAATAGTAGTAGAGTATGA
- a CDS encoding SMI1/KNR4 family protein: MILIEGNNEKISIETIKQFENENEVKLTEKYKQFLLQWNGGYPSASTFKISDEKGHSVINVFNGIGDMYDNLEKVIDIYEFRLPNGFIPIADDSAGNVICLGTNESYYENIYFWDHEQESEYPDDMSNMYFLANDINQFLSMLHASLEE, from the coding sequence ATGATATTGATAGAAGGTAATAACGAAAAAATTTCAATAGAAACCATTAAACAATTTGAAAATGAAAACGAAGTAAAGTTAACCGAAAAATATAAACAATTCTTACTTCAGTGGAATGGTGGTTACCCTTCCGCTAGTACATTTAAAATTTCAGATGAAAAAGGGCATAGTGTTATAAATGTATTTAATGGCATCGGAGATATGTACGATAATTTAGAGAAGGTAATCGATATATATGAGTTTAGACTTCCGAATGGGTTCATTCCTATTGCAGACGATTCTGCAGGTAACGTAATTTGTTTGGGAACGAATGAATCCTATTATGAAAATATTTATTTTTGGGATCATGAACAAGAATCAGAGTATCCGGATGACATGAGTAATATGTACTTTCTTGCAAATGATATTAACCAATTTTTAAGCATGTTACATGCCAGTTTGGAAGAGTAA
- a CDS encoding SMI1/KNR4 family protein: MINWKDMIATLILVKQELMKQDVEKIWPHHFPEVGATEESLLDLEEELGYKLDLTYRDFLQHANGWKGFYQTVDLFGTEQLKDSTKKEYAEMLLTAIDDQVLKESGVSRSELLPIAATEHDKDLFVLSLPNSAKPGEILWFAGEEIDRFENFAEFFLAMIDYNREEVLALKS; this comes from the coding sequence ATGATTAATTGGAAAGACATGATAGCAACTTTAATTTTAGTAAAACAAGAATTGATGAAACAAGATGTAGAGAAAATTTGGCCACATCATTTTCCAGAGGTAGGAGCAACTGAAGAAAGTCTTCTAGATCTTGAAGAAGAATTGGGTTATAAACTGGACTTAACGTATCGAGACTTCTTACAACATGCAAATGGTTGGAAAGGTTTTTATCAAACGGTAGACTTATTTGGTACTGAACAACTGAAAGACTCCACTAAAAAAGAATATGCTGAAATGCTATTAACAGCTATTGATGATCAGGTATTAAAAGAAAGTGGTGTTAGTAGAAGTGAACTATTGCCAATAGCTGCTACGGAACATGATAAGGATTTATTTGTATTAAGCCTACCAAATTCAGCTAAACCAGGAGAGATACTTTGGTTTGCTGGAGAAGAAATAGATAGATTTGAGAATTTTGCTGAATTTTTTCTAGCAATGATAGACTACAATCGAGAAGAAGTTTTGGCTTTAAAAAGCTAA